The genomic interval CGGAGGCCTAGCCCGGATATTACATGGGTTCACCCGGCAAAACACGAGAACCGGGTGCTAGCCCGGATTATTCACGCCATTGACTACAGTCTTCGCAATACGTTTGCACCAAACGGTTACGCGGATTGGCACGAAAACAGTCTGCGCATATCAGCCGCCACGCGATAGCGTCCGGTTCTCACGCCTGTAATCGGGAACCGGACGCTATCGCGCCAGCGGCTGATGAATCATCCGGGCTAGCGCACTCCGGCTGATGCAATATTAGGGCTAGTGCATAGGCCAGTCTTAGAACGTGGGTTCGGTAGATGAGCCGTTTTGGCGTTAGCCACGGTTTTCGTGACACAACCGTGGCTAACGCCAAAACGGCTAACCCCAAAATCAAGACCGGATGATGCACTAGATACGTTGGTCGTGAAACCTGCGTTTCACGACCAGCCCAAATCGATCTGGTAAACGTTGGCTGGAAATTGATAAGTAAGTGGGACGAAGCGAGTCTTTCCTCCCACCGATCCGATTTCGTGCAACATTCTTTGATTCGACCTTTCCTGCTGACCCTCGTCGTTTGCGCAGCCCTTTCGCTGACTGGCTGCGTCCGACGGCGCATGACCGTACGGACCAACCCACCGGGCGCGGTCGTGTCGGTGGACAATCAAGTCATCGGGATATCGCCCGCTGCGACACCCTTCACATACTACGCGGCACGTGATATCCGGATTGAAAAGGATGGCTATCGCACCGAAACGATTCGCAAGCAGATCAACCCGCCGTGGTACCAATGGCCGGGCATCGATTTCGTTGCCGAAACCCTGTGGCCCGGCGAACTGCGTGATGAGCGAATCATCGACGTGCAGTTGGTCCCCAAAGTCGTCCCGAGTGAAGAAGAAGTCGTGGGACGCGCCGAGACGCTTCGCAATCAATCCAAAGCAGGAATCGTTCCCGCCCAACGACGGTGATCCGTTTACGGGCGCATCTGGTAGTGGGATTCGCCAGAATTCCGCTCGGACAGGATTTCTGGCGAAATCCATAAGACCCGGCCGCTTTCGCGTCGCGGCTCATAGCGTTTGATGGTGTCGTACTCAGAGAAGCCAGGATATGTCAGCCTGGAAAGGCAAGGGCTTTTACATCGACGTAGCCATCCTGCTCCGCAGGATGACGCCCGACGATTGATTTGGCAATCTCAGTCGGTCATGCCGAACAGTTGAATTGAGGGTCGGTGATGTCGGTAGCGGCTTCGTTTGACACCCAAGGGCCGACGACGTTTTCTGGATTGCAACCCGCTTGATCGCACCGCATCACGGCGGAGCGTGATGCCTACGCGAGAAGAAAAGCGTTTGGATGGTCACTCATCCAGATTCACGTGATCTTTGGTACATACCAGTGATGGAGATTCGATTGTCGTGAAAAAGCCGCGAGACGGTCGACTGATCAGGGGCAAAGGCATCGAGCAGTTGCTGCCACTATCGGCGCAGTTCAGGGTCTGCAGAGCGAGTCATGGTTTAACGCTCAGTGCAAAGATGTTAAAAGCCCTGGCCTGGAAAGGCTGACGTACAGGCGGCTATGGTTCACATCCGGGATGGATGCCCGGTTCCAGCAGGCTGTTCTTGTCCCGGAAATGATCCACGTCGGCTTGTTTGCCCATCACCAGGATCGTTTCGTTGGCCGCGAACTCGCGACTGCCGGCCGGGTTGAACACAAACGAGTCATCCGCCAATTTGATCCCGACGACCAGCAACTCGTACAAGTCACGCACTCGCAGTTGGGCGATCGTTTTTCCGATGACCGAACTTCCGTCGGGAACGTACAGTTCGTCCAGCAGGAAGTCTTCGGTTGCCGATTGGGTCAGCGACAGAAAGAAGTGTGCTGTGGAGGGTCTTGTTACCAAGCGTGACATGTATTCCGCCACCATTTGGTGCCCCATCACCACTTCGTCGGCACCCGCCTGTCGTAGTTTTCGCGACGACGATTCCCGCTCGGCTTGGGCGACGATCCGGACTTTGGGACACAGATTGCGAGCCGACAAAGTGATGAACACGTTTTGCGCGTCGGTGGGCAGTGCCACCACGATCGAGGAGGCACGTTGAATTCCCACACTGATCAGCACGTCTTCGTCGGTCGCATCCGCATTGATCGCGTGATACCCCAATTGGATGGCTTGCTGAAACTGGTCTTCGTCAATCTCCAGGATTACGAACTGGCGTTTTTGTGAACTGAGGTACTGAGCCAGGATCGGCCCGCTTTTTCCAAACCCGCAGACAATGGTGTGGTTGCTCAGCCGCTTGATTTCTTTTTCCATTCGTCTTCTCCCAATGGCTCGATCCAGTTCACCTTGCAACATCGTCTGAATGACGCCGGTGAACGTGTACGCCGCCGCACTGACACCGAGCACGATCACGGCGATCGACAGAATTTGAGTCGCGTCAGATGCCGAACTTCGCTCGCTGTATCCGACTGTCGAGATCGTGACGACCACCATCCACAACGACTCTAGCCAGCCGTAACCGGCGATCCATTTGAACCCCATCGTCGCCAGGACCACGATCGCCACCAAAGCGGTGAAGCCGTTGCGGAGTTTGGCAAGTGAGGAGTGCATCGGCAGAGTAAAATCGAGGACCATGCATGACGTAGCGACAAATCTCGTCCTCTCTGAGCATATTCATTCACACCGTTTCCCAACAGAACCCTATGAATCTTTCGATCGATCTCCAACGACGACGATGGGGCCACCCATGGTGCCCTCGGTACTCTCTGCTGATCGCAATGTGCTTGATTTGCGTATCGGCTGGCGCGCAAGACGCCGAGCTGCCGGCGGGGAATGAGCAAGTGCGCCAAATCATGCAGACATTTCAAGGACGCGGTGTGATGGCCGATGGGTCCCAGCCGACGCCGCCAGACAAGGCCCTGGACATGTTTCGTTTGCGAGACGGTTTTCAAATCGAACTGATGGCCAGTGAACCCAATATTGCACAACCGCTGTTTCTCTCCTGGGATTCTCGCGGTCGCATGTGGGTCGTGCACTATCGACAATATCAGTTTCCCGCCGGACTGAAGGTGATCCGATACGACCAGCACTTGCGAGCCGTATTTGATCGCGTCCCCGATCCACCGCCCCACGGCACACCCGGCAAGGACTTGATCACCGTCCACGGCGATCCCGACGGTGATGGTCACTACGAAACACATCAGCCTGTCATCTCGGGACTCAACATTGCATCCGCGGTACAGGTCGGTCATGGAGGAATCTGGGTGCTCAACCCGCCGTACCTGCTATTTTATCCCGATGCCAATCGCGACGATGTGCCAGACAGTGATCCGGTGGTGCATCTGTCCGGCTTCGGGCTACAGGACACCCATTCGATCGCCAACAGCATGATGTGGGGACCCGACGGCTGGCTGTACGGATGCAACGGCAGCACCACGACCGGCGACGTCAGTTCCGCGGTGACCAAAGGCGTTCGCTTTCAAGGACAATGTGTTTGGCGTTATCACCCCAAGACACAGGTCTTTGAAATCTATGCTGAAGGCGGCGGGAACAACTTCTCTCTGGACATCGACGCCGGCGGACGCGTCTTCGCAGGGACCAACGGCGGCAACACACGCGGATGGTATTTCCCGCAAGGCAGCTACTCGGAAAAGAACTGGGGCAAGCACGGTCCGCTGACCAATCCATATGCCTTCGGATTCTTTCCGCCGATGAAATTCAAAGGCGATGGTCGCCGATTTCCTCAAGCATTCTGTGTCTACGAGGGCGGTCTGTACCCGAAACCCTACGACGGCATGATCTTGGCACCCAACGCGATGCAGAACCTCGTCTGGGCAAGCCAGCGTATCGCGGACGGTTCGACCTATCGCACGGAAGATGAAACCAATCTGCTGGAAAGTGATGACCACTGGTTCCGTCCCGTCTACGCCGGTGTCGGTCCCGATGGCTCGATGTACATGGCCGATTGGTACGACTCTCGACTCAGCCATGTCAGTCCCATCGACGATTGGCACAAATCCAGCGGCCGCATCTATCGCGTCATCCCAAAGGGCAGCTCGCCCGCGTACGACGGAGCTGACCTGCACACGATTCCTCTGGCGGACCTGCTGACTCGCTTGCAACATCCCAACAAATGGGTTCGCAAACGTGCGGTGTTGGAACTCGGCTGGCGTGAAGAGCGGTCCGCGCTGGACACGCTGGTTCAACAGGTCAACGCGACGCAGAGTAATCCCGGTGACACTCACGGAACCCTCGAATCACTTTGGGCCATCAACCTGCTGGGCGGGCTGAATCGTGAGCGAGCTGAACATTGGATTTCTCACCAGGATCCAGACGTTCGACGTTGGGTTGTGCGTTTGATGGGAGATCGGAAAGAGCCGATCAAGGGTCTTGATTCGATGGCGGCGAAGGAAACGAACGTCCAGGTCCGTAGTCAGCTCGCCGCGTCGGCGAAGCGGTTGCCCGCGGACGCAGCCTTGCCCATCATTGCCGCTCTGCTGCGTCACGATGGAGACATCGACGACCCACACATGCCGCTGATGATTTGGTGGGCCATCGAAGCGCATGCCGAGCGATGGGACTTGGTTCGCGAAATGCTGGAAGCACCAGACGTTTGGCAGTTGCCGCTGATACGGCAAGTCGTCCTCGCACGATTGATCGGGCGATATGCGGCATCCGCTACCCCGGACGAATTGCAATGGTGTGCGGAACTGCTGCAGCTCGCACCGGATGCGGAGTCCAAGACTCAACTGTTGGTCGGGTTGAGCCGGGCCTTTGAGGGCCGCTCGATCCCCGTGCTGCCGGACGCATTGCAGGCTGCCTTGCAAGAGAGCCAAGAGCGTCTGGGGCAGTCTGGACTCGTGCTCGCGATCCGCCAAAACAACGACGCCAAGGCCAACGAGATCGTGAGAACGCTCAGCGATCGTAACGCGGACTTAACGTTGCAACTCAAACTCGTCGAGACGCTTGGCGAAGTCCCGATGCAGGCAACGCAATCTGTTTTGATCGGTTTGGCGACGGGGCGAAACACAATCGAGCCCGCGTTGCAACGTGTTGCGATCGCATCGCTCGCCAGCTACGACGATGCATCGATCGCCAATTCGTTGATCGCAGCGTTCGGCAGTCGTATCTCCGACGAGCACGACCTGCGTTCCACCGCGTGTCGCACTTTGGCCAGCAGACCCGGCTGGGCAAAGGCTTTGCTACGAGAACTAACAGAGTGGCGTTTGCGAGTCGATCAAGTTCCCCCAGATGTGATTCAACAGCTGCGATCCTACGACGACCCCGAAACGGTTGCATCGGTCGAGAAAGCGTTTGGCAAGTCCGTCACGACGGCTTCGCCGGAGAAACTAGCCGAGATTCAACGACTGCAAACACTCGTTGCCGACCATAGCTTGCAAGGCGATCCTGCTGCCGGAAAATTACAATTCACACAGCGATGTGCGACGTGTCATCAGTTGTTCGGCGAAGGTCAGAAGGTCGGACCGCCGCTGGACGGTTACGAGCGCGGCAGCACGCGATTCTGGATTCACAACATGGTCGATCCGAGTTTGGAGATCCGCGAAGGATACCAGTCGTACTTGGTCCTGACCCTCGACGGTCGAACGGTGACGGGAATGATCGCCGCACAAGACGAAACGACGGTGACGTTGAGGACGGCCAAAGGGGAAACGCAAAAGATCGATCGCGAAAAGATCGAAGTCCTGCGTGCGCTGCCTGCCTCGTTGATGCCCGACGGGCTGCTCAAGGACGCCAGCGAGCAACAGATCCGCGACCTGCTGGCGTACCTGATGTTGGGTGCGTGATCGTCGCTCGACTTTCCAAGTCGATGGCGTCAATCTGCTGGGCGTCGTGTTGATGATGGATTTAGGCGCGAACGAGCCCTACCGCTGACGCGTCACGACGTTTGGTGGTGTGATGCGTAGAGAAGCTGGGGTATGTCAGCCTAGAAAGGCTGACGTACATTTTGAGCGACGGAGAGAACCACACAATAAAAATAGCGGCCTCGGTGAGAGGCCGCTATTGCAATGGAATCTAAGTCTCAGAGTGGATGCTTAGCGACGACCGCCGCCGCCACCGCCGCCGTTGCCGCCGCGACGTCGGCCGCTGCCTCCGCCGCTACCGCCTCGGCGTCGGGGACGATCTCCGTCGCCTCCACCGTCGCGGTCACCGCGGTCTCCACGGTCACGACCACCTTCGTCGCCGCCTTGCTCGGCGACCATGGCGGCAATCTCGTCTTCTTCGCCCAGCTCCTCAAGTGCTTGGCGGCGACTGAGCTTCACGCGATCGTGCTCGTCGACATCGATGACCAGAACCTTCATCGCGTCACCGACACGGACCACCTTGTCGATGCTGCTGATGTAGCCGCTGCTCAGTTCGCTGATGTGGCACAGGCCGTCGCGGCCTGGCAGGATTTCGACGAATGCGCCGAAGTCCTTGATGCTGCTGACGGTTCCTTCGTAGATCTTTCCGATCTGAACCGTCGCCGTGCAAGCTTCCACTTGTCGCATCGCGGCTGCGGCCGACTCTTTGTCTTGACCGGCGACCAGCACGGTGCCGTCATCGTCGACTTCGATCACACATCCGGTGGATTCTTGGATGCCACGAATGTTCTTTCCGCCGGGACCGATCAGGGCACCGATCTTGTCCGTCGAGATCTTGGTTCGCAACAAGCGAGGCGCGGTCGGAGCGGTCTCGCGTCGAGGACGTGGGATCGTGGTCAGCATCTTGCGCAAGATCTCGATCCGAGCCTCACGTGATTGCTTCAGCGTTGCGCGAATGATGTCTTCGCTGATCCCAGTGACCTTGAGGTCCAACTGAATTCCGGTGATGCCGTTCTGCGTTCCGGCGATCTTGAAGTCCATGTCGCCGAAGTGATCTTCGGTTCCCAGGATGTCGGTCAGCAGGACCCACTTGTCTTCCGTTTCACGAACCAAACCGATGGAGATACCGGCGACGGGATTGCTGATCGGAACACCCGAAGCCATCAGGGCGAGGGTCGCACCGCAAACCGATGCCATCGAGCTGCTGCCGTTGGACTCGGTGATGTCGCTGATCACGCGGATCGTATAAGGAAAGTTTTCTGCGGCCGGCAAGACCGGAGCGACGCTTCGCTCGGCCAAGCAGCCGTGGCCGATTTCGCGACGGCCAGGTCCACGGATCGGACGGCATTCGCCGACGCTGTAGGAGGGGAAGTTGTAGTCCAGCATGAACTTCTTGCTGTACTCTTCTTGCAAGCCATCGACACGTTGTTCGTCGCGCTGGGTTCCCAACGCGACCGTGATCAAAGCTTGAGTTTCACCGCGTTGGAACATGGCCGAACCATGGACGCGAGGCAGCAAGTCGGTTTCGCAGACGATTTGACGCAAGCTGGCGTTGTCGCGTCCGTCGGGACGGGTGCCGGCGAGGATCAGATCGCGGACGACCTTTTCCTCCAAATCGTGCCAAATGCTCTTGAAACGCTTTTCGCAGACAGCGCCATCGGCGTTGGGGTCCGGGATGACTTCGCCCATCGCACGGTCACGCAACGCACGCACGGCGTCGGCGCGATCTTGCTTGCCGGAGGTCTGCTGTGCGGCTTTGAAATCGTTGTAGTACGCGTCGGTCAGACGCTGCAGCAGCCCGTCGTCTTCCGGCGGGGTGTACGGGGTTTTGGTCGGATTGACCCTTTCGTACAGCTCTTGTTGCAACGCGATGACTTCGCGAATCATCTTGTGAGCGAACTGAATCGCTTCCATCATCTCGTCTTCTGGCATTTCGTGGGCAAAGCCCTCGATCATGGCGACTTGCTTGCTGTCACCACTGACGATCATGTCCAGTTCGCTGGACTCCAGTTCGTCGTGCGTCGGGAAAACGATCAGCTCGCCATCGATCTTGCCGACTCGTACCGAAGCCAGGGGGCCTTGGAAGGGCAGCGGGCTGACGTGCAGCGCCGTGGAGGCACCGTTCATTGCCAAGACATCGCCGTCATGTTGCTGGTCGCTGGCGACCACCATGGCTTGGACCTGGACTTCGTCTTTGTAGCCGTTGGGCCACAGAGGACGAATCGGGCGGTCCATCAAGCGGGAGCTGAGGATTTCCTTGGTCGTCGGACGGCCTTCGCGTTTCAGGAATCCGCCGGGGAATTTGCCGGCTGCAGCGAATCGTTCGCGGTAGTCACACGTCAGGGGAAAGAAATCCAAGCCGGGGCGGGGGTCGCTCGACGCGGCCGCGACCAACACGACGGTCTCTCCGTATTGCACCAACACGGCTCCTGCCGCTTGCTTGGCCAATTGGCCGGTTTCGAACGACAGGACTTGGCGTCCGATTTTTCGTTCCACTCGAATTTTGTTTACAGTCACTTTCAATTACCTTTTTCTACCTACAAAACGACATTCACAATCAATGTCTCGCTAATCAGAGGCTGCGGATCTCCATCGACACTCAAAACGGCCAGAGGGCCGGAGAAAGCAAGAGATCTTTGCACGCCTCTGCGAGACGCATGCTGCCGGGAACCACACGGTCCACACAGCAGCGACCAACCAAAACGCTGACGAGCATCACACCGCTCGCTCAGCGATACGCGGGTGGCCACAGTTGGCGGTCAGAGAGAAAAAAGAGGCCGCGGCCGCCATCGGGACGGTTCGTGGCAGTTCGCCAATCGTCACGCCGATGCGGCCTGTCGGGCTATTTTCGGATGCCCAGTTTCCCGATGATATCGAGATACCGTTGCGGGTCCTCACCCCGCACGTAATCGAGCAACCGTCGACGACGGCTGACCAAACCGAGCAAACCTCGGCGGGAGGCGTAGTCCTTGCGGTGAGTCCGCATGTGCTCGGTCAATCCGTTGATTCGCTCGGTCAAAATAGCGATCTGAACCTCTGGCGAACCGGTATCGGCGTCCTTTGTCCCGTGTTCTTGGATCACTTCAGCCTTACGCTGCTTCGAAATCGTCATTCTTCTGTTTCTTAGCCGTGAATATTCAATAAATTTGTACTTCAAACTGTACGTCTATCCTGGCCGCGTAGTGTACCGGCCTTCGCCAGTCTCGCAACGTCAAAACCGGGATTTGCGGGATTTGTCCGGGCAACTATTTACGACCCGCTTCAGCCCAATACTCCACGCTCGGCGAGCCATTGGCGAATCTCCGCCGCCTGCTGGTCCGGCGTCCGGTCATCGCCCCCGCGAAGATGAATCTCTGGCTCCCGGGGGGCCTCGTAGGGATCGCTGATCCCCGTGAAATGCTTGATTTCTCCCGCCCGTGCCTTCTTGTAGAGCCCCTTGGGGTCTCGTGACTCACAGATCTCCAGGGGGGTGTCGACGAAGACTTCTACGAAATCCGTGTCGCGTCCCGCCGCCGTCACGATCCCCCGCACGCGATCCCGGTCGGCACGATACGGACTCACAAACGCAGTCAACGTGATCAATCCGGCCGACGCCATCAACGAAGCGACCGAGCCGATCCGGCGAATGTTTTCCTCGCGATCAGTCGCCCCAAACCCCAGACCGAACCGGTCTGCAAACTCCTGGCCGTGCTCCTGAACCAACGCCGCCGGTGGAGCACACAAACCGTGCCGAATGTTGTCGCCATCGAGCAACATCGTTGCACGGCCCTGTTCGTTGAGCTGCCGATCCAATGCGTTCGCAATCGTGCTCTTGCCACATCCGCTCAACCCCGTCAGCCAGACGACAACTCCCCGTTGCCCCAGCCTCGCCTCGCGCGACTCACGCGAAACGCTGTGGTCGTGCCAGACAATGTCACCGGGATCGGTCGTCATCTCTACTCCTCGGAACGAATG from Stieleria varia carries:
- a CDS encoding PEGA domain-containing protein gives rise to the protein MTVRTNPPGAVVSVDNQVIGISPAATPFTYYAARDIRIEKDGYRTETIRKQINPPWYQWPGIDFVAETLWPGELRDERIIDVQLVPKVVPSEEEVVGRAETLRNQSKAGIVPAQRR
- a CDS encoding potassium channel family protein, encoding MHSSLAKLRNGFTALVAIVVLATMGFKWIAGYGWLESLWMVVVTISTVGYSERSSASDATQILSIAVIVLGVSAAAYTFTGVIQTMLQGELDRAIGRRRMEKEIKRLSNHTIVCGFGKSGPILAQYLSSQKRQFVILEIDEDQFQQAIQLGYHAINADATDEDVLISVGIQRASSIVVALPTDAQNVFITLSARNLCPKVRIVAQAERESSSRKLRQAGADEVVMGHQMVAEYMSRLVTRPSTAHFFLSLTQSATEDFLLDELYVPDGSSVIGKTIAQLRVRDLYELLVVGIKLADDSFVFNPAGSREFAANETILVMGKQADVDHFRDKNSLLEPGIHPGCEP
- a CDS encoding PVC-type heme-binding CxxCH protein produces the protein MQTFQGRGVMADGSQPTPPDKALDMFRLRDGFQIELMASEPNIAQPLFLSWDSRGRMWVVHYRQYQFPAGLKVIRYDQHLRAVFDRVPDPPPHGTPGKDLITVHGDPDGDGHYETHQPVISGLNIASAVQVGHGGIWVLNPPYLLFYPDANRDDVPDSDPVVHLSGFGLQDTHSIANSMMWGPDGWLYGCNGSTTTGDVSSAVTKGVRFQGQCVWRYHPKTQVFEIYAEGGGNNFSLDIDAGGRVFAGTNGGNTRGWYFPQGSYSEKNWGKHGPLTNPYAFGFFPPMKFKGDGRRFPQAFCVYEGGLYPKPYDGMILAPNAMQNLVWASQRIADGSTYRTEDETNLLESDDHWFRPVYAGVGPDGSMYMADWYDSRLSHVSPIDDWHKSSGRIYRVIPKGSSPAYDGADLHTIPLADLLTRLQHPNKWVRKRAVLELGWREERSALDTLVQQVNATQSNPGDTHGTLESLWAINLLGGLNRERAEHWISHQDPDVRRWVVRLMGDRKEPIKGLDSMAAKETNVQVRSQLAASAKRLPADAALPIIAALLRHDGDIDDPHMPLMIWWAIEAHAERWDLVREMLEAPDVWQLPLIRQVVLARLIGRYAASATPDELQWCAELLQLAPDAESKTQLLVGLSRAFEGRSIPVLPDALQAALQESQERLGQSGLVLAIRQNNDAKANEIVRTLSDRNADLTLQLKLVETLGEVPMQATQSVLIGLATGRNTIEPALQRVAIASLASYDDASIANSLIAAFGSRISDEHDLRSTACRTLASRPGWAKALLRELTEWRLRVDQVPPDVIQQLRSYDDPETVASVEKAFGKSVTTASPEKLAEIQRLQTLVADHSLQGDPAAGKLQFTQRCATCHQLFGEGQKVGPPLDGYERGSTRFWIHNMVDPSLEIREGYQSYLVLTLDGRTVTGMIAAQDETTVTLRTAKGETQKIDREKIEVLRALPASLMPDGLLKDASEQQIRDLLAYLMLGA
- the pnp gene encoding polyribonucleotide nucleotidyltransferase; amino-acid sequence: MTVNKIRVERKIGRQVLSFETGQLAKQAAGAVLVQYGETVVLVAAASSDPRPGLDFFPLTCDYRERFAAAGKFPGGFLKREGRPTTKEILSSRLMDRPIRPLWPNGYKDEVQVQAMVVASDQQHDGDVLAMNGASTALHVSPLPFQGPLASVRVGKIDGELIVFPTHDELESSELDMIVSGDSKQVAMIEGFAHEMPEDEMMEAIQFAHKMIREVIALQQELYERVNPTKTPYTPPEDDGLLQRLTDAYYNDFKAAQQTSGKQDRADAVRALRDRAMGEVIPDPNADGAVCEKRFKSIWHDLEEKVVRDLILAGTRPDGRDNASLRQIVCETDLLPRVHGSAMFQRGETQALITVALGTQRDEQRVDGLQEEYSKKFMLDYNFPSYSVGECRPIRGPGRREIGHGCLAERSVAPVLPAAENFPYTIRVISDITESNGSSSMASVCGATLALMASGVPISNPVAGISIGLVRETEDKWVLLTDILGTEDHFGDMDFKIAGTQNGITGIQLDLKVTGISEDIIRATLKQSREARIEILRKMLTTIPRPRRETAPTAPRLLRTKISTDKIGALIGPGGKNIRGIQESTGCVIEVDDDGTVLVAGQDKESAAAAMRQVEACTATVQIGKIYEGTVSSIKDFGAFVEILPGRDGLCHISELSSGYISSIDKVVRVGDAMKVLVIDVDEHDRVKLSRRQALEELGEEDEIAAMVAEQGGDEGGRDRGDRGDRDGGGDGDRPRRRGGSGGGSGRRRGGNGGGGGGGRR
- the rpsO gene encoding 30S ribosomal protein S15, with the translated sequence MTISKQRKAEVIQEHGTKDADTGSPEVQIAILTERINGLTEHMRTHRKDYASRRGLLGLVSRRRRLLDYVRGEDPQRYLDIIGKLGIRK
- the cysC gene encoding adenylyl-sulfate kinase, with translation MTTDPGDIVWHDHSVSRESREARLGQRGVVVWLTGLSGCGKSTIANALDRQLNEQGRATMLLDGDNIRHGLCAPPAALVQEHGQEFADRFGLGFGATDREENIRRIGSVASLMASAGLITLTAFVSPYRADRDRVRGIVTAAGRDTDFVEVFVDTPLEICESRDPKGLYKKARAGEIKHFTGISDPYEAPREPEIHLRGGDDRTPDQQAAEIRQWLAERGVLG